The following coding sequences are from one Microtus pennsylvanicus isolate mMicPen1 chromosome 1, mMicPen1.hap1, whole genome shotgun sequence window:
- the LOC142833678 gene encoding olfactory receptor 8J3-like, whose protein sequence is MASENLTHVTEFILMGLSQRPELQVPLFFVFLLIYTLAVAGNLGIIILTTMNSRLQTPMYFFLRHLAVINLGDATVIAPKMLVNFLVSKKTTLYYECATQLGGFLLFMVADIFMLAVMAYDRYVAICNPLLYMVVVSRHMCFLLVSLTYFFSFFTAIVVTPCVFSVSYCSSNVINHFYCDNVPLLALSCSDTYLPETVVFFFSGTNLFFSMTIVLISYFNIILAILRIRSSEGRKKAFSTCASHMMAVTVFYGTLLFMYLQPRTNHSLDTDKMASVFYTLVIPMLNPVIYSFRNKDVKCALKEFLKNPCQQFNLT, encoded by the coding sequence ATGGCTTCTGAGAATCTCACTCATGTCACTGAGTTCATACTCATGGGGTTATCCCAACGTCCAGAACTGCAGGTACcacttttctttgtcttcctgcTCATCTACACACTGGCAGTAGCAGGGAACCTGGGCATCATCATCCTCACTACCATGAACTCACGACTTCAaacacccatgtacttcttcctcagacACCTGGCTGTCATCAACCTTGGAGATGCTACTGTCATTGCACCAAAAATGCTGGTCAATTTCTTAGTCAGTAAGAAAACCACCTTATACTATGAATGTGCCACCCAGCTGGGAGGATTCCTGCTTTTCATGGTTGCAGACATCTTCATGCTGGctgtgatggcctatgaccgctatgtggccatctgcaacccCCTGCTCTACATGGTGGTGGTGTCTCGGCACATGTGCTTTCTGCTGGTCTCACTCACATACTTCTTCAGCTTTTTCACAGCCATCGTTGTGACTCCTTGTGTCTTCTCTGTGAGTTATTGCTCTTCCAATGTAATCAACCACTTTTACTGTGACAATGTCCCTCTGTTGGCACTGTCTTGTTCTGACACCTACCTCCCAGAAACTGTAGTATTTTTCTTCTCCGGGACAAACTTGTTTTTCTCTATGACTATTGTTCTTATATCCTACTTCAACATCATCCTTGCTATTTTGAGGATCCGTTCctctgaaggaaggaagaaagccttCTCCACCTGTGCTTCCCACATGATGGCTGTCACGGTGTTCTATGGTACACTTCTCTTCATGTATCTGCAGCCACGGACCAACCACTCATTAGACACTGACAAGATGGCTTCTGTGTTTTACACCCTAGTGATACCAATGCTGAACCCTGTCATCTACAGCTTTAGGAATAAAGATGTAAAGTGTGCCTTGAAAGAATTCCTGAAAAATCCATGCCAACAGTTCAATCTAACATAA